In Penicillium psychrofluorescens genome assembly, chromosome: 5, a single window of DNA contains:
- a CDS encoding uncharacterized protein (ID:PFLUO_007717-T1.cds;~source:funannotate), producing MSDDSINEKQDPSTTEMLRRIQTGESVLLPIPRDAFEKLYLSPKTPTAGNLARTFGNPTPICLMGFLLAATPASMAVMGWRGSGGNGGAILPVYIFFGGMVQVIGAVGEWILGNTFSSALFFTYGTFWIVQGTTLIPDFGTGTQYSPTGNDLEGMKTAEYSATIGLYYVILSVVTFVYLICSIRTNAALFLALFLLVIAFALYAGMYFQIALGNAAQAATLQKCAGAFNFALCLPIWHIFVAQILEAVDFPISLPVGDLSTFVLGKSQKAKKREIEGGR from the exons ATGTCGGACGACAGCATCAATGAGAAGCAAGACCCTTCCACGACGGAGATGCTCCGTCGCATCCAAACGGGCGAGAGTGTACTGCTTCCCATCCCGCGCGATGCGTTTGAGAAGCTCTACCTGAGTCCCAAGACGCCTACAGCGGGAAATCTAGCCCGCACCTTCGGTAACCCGACTCCCATCTGCTTGATGGGTTTCTTGCTGGCCGCGACCCCGGCCTCGATGGCTGTGATGGGCTGGCGAGGCTCTGGCGGCAATGGTGGTGCCATCTT ACCTGTTTATATTTTCTTCGGAGGGATGGTGCAGGTCATTGGCGCCGTCGGAGAGTGGATTCTTGGGAATACTTTCTCGTCCGCTCTCTTCTTTACATATGGCACCTTCTGGATTGTCCAAGGAACCACACTCATACCTGATTTCGGCACCGGCACCCAATACTCGCCCACCGGCAATGATCTGGAGGGTATGAAGACAGCCGAATATAGCGCCACAATCG GCCTCTACTACGTTATTCTCTCCGTTGTCACCTTCGTCTACCTCATCTGCTCAATCCGCACCAACGCTGCTCTTTTCCTTGCCCTGTTCCTACTCGTCATCGCATTCGCTCTGTATGCAGGCATGTACTTCCAGATTGCGCTCGGAAATGCTGCGCAAGCAGCGACATTGCAGAAG TGTGCCGGAGCATTCAACTTTGCACTTTGCCTACCGATCTGGCATATCTTCGTAGCCCAAATTCTCGAGGCTGTCGACTTCCCAATCTCACTGCCGGTCGGTGACCTAAGTACCTTTGTGCTTGGCAAGAGTCAGAAGGCGAAGAAACGCGAGATTGAGGGTGGGAGGTGA
- a CDS encoding uncharacterized protein (ID:PFLUO_007715-T1.cds;~source:funannotate), with product MTQIKTDGSKAPSYISIDSVEREKVETQEREHTSPKAPCSAHGPSQSPLLDRELQKPEAKEIISALSSALNDLSDEGKCTKCTVENISTLLTSHAREIRAAKQNGEWPKEDRKALKAEVKGLFKGVKKDVKALWKGRR from the exons ATGACACAGATCAAGACCGACGGCTCCAAGGCCCCTTCCTACATCTCCATCGACTCAgtcgagcgcgagaaggtTGAAACACAAGAGCGAGAGCA TACAAGCCCGAAGGCGCCCTGCTCGGCTCACGGACCAAGCCAGTCTCCGCTTCTCGATCGCGAATTACAAAAGCCAGAGGCAAAAGAGATCATATCTGCCTTGTCATCGGCATTGAATGATCTCTCCGATGAGGGGAAGTGCACCAAGTGCACGGTAGAGAACATCTCGACCCTACTCACAAGCCATGCCCGGGAGATCAGGGCCGCGAAGCAGAATGGGGAGTGGCCTAAAGAAGACCGAAAAGCACTTAAGGCGGAGGTCAAGGGCCTATTCAAGGGGGTCAAGAAGGATGTGAAGGCCCTTTGGaaaggaaggagatga
- a CDS encoding uncharacterized protein (ID:PFLUO_007716-T1.cds;~source:funannotate), translating into MLLLYCAALFGLSTAFSQEVLRAEPQSSDDFRVYRSTHSPDHSIRIRQQNESICAAGSAQYTGWLDVGPHHLFFWYFESRNDPANDPLTLWMTGGPGGSSMIGLFEEVGPCLINEHGNGTYYNPYGWSQNTSLLFVDQPVDVGFSYTDEGYDIPHNSQEAAEDMHRFLQLFITEVFPDKQNVPFHLSGESFAGKYVPYLGSEIVRQNKRYLYQPQVPLKSCLVGNGYMSPKYSAFGYWETLCTTNPGVAEPIFNSTRCDIMAANMPRCQEVAEICERNPDPAICNAALSVCWDGVIRWYDDESYGGGRNRYDITAPCEIDNLCYIEAARIEKYLNSPVIWEALSPPKQIKKYLVTSEAVSHAFETSSDLMASASDHVAYLLDNQVHYMAYQGNLDLACNTAGNLRWADSLRWKGQVEFTSKALRPWSAAVAATGSIETVGTMKEVSIFTKDGAKIPSRFAIVTVNDAGHFLPQNRPDVAQDMMVRWITGGSFE; encoded by the exons ATGCTGCTCCTCTACTGCGCCGCACTCTTTGGCCTCAGCACTGCCTTCTCCCAGGAGGTGCTGCGCGCCGAGCCTCAGTCGTCTGACGACTTCCGCGTCTACAGGAGCACTCATTCGCCAGATCACTCCATCCGCATCAGGCAGCAGAATGAAtccatctgcgccgccggcTCAGCACAATACACTGGCTGGCTCGATGTTGGCCCTCATCATCTCTTTTTCTGGTACTTCGAGAGCCGGAATGATCCCGCCAACGACCCATTGACTCTCTGGATGACTGGTGGGCCGGGCGGCTCGAGTATGATCGGTCTGTTTGAGGAGGTCGGTCCGTGTTTGATTAATGAGCATGGTAATGGCACCTACTACAATCCCTACGGCTGGTCGCAGAATACGTCGCTGCTCTTTGTGGACCAGCCTGTCGATGTTGGCTTTTCTTATACCGATGAGGGATACGATATCCCGCATAACTCACAGGAAGCTGCCGAAGATATGCATAGGTTCCTGCAGCTTTTCATCACGGAGGTTTTCCCTGACAAGCAGAATGTCCCGTTCCACCTTAGTGGCGAATCGTTTGCA GGCAAATACGTCCCGTATCTCGGCAGCGAAATCGTGCGCCAGAACAAGCGCTATCTCTACCAGCCTCAGGTACCCCTAAAGTCGTGCCTAGTAGGCAATGGCTACATGTCGCCGAAATACTCGGCTTTCGGCTACTGGGAAACACTGTGCACGACCAACCCGGGCGTGGCTGAGCCCATCTTCAACAGCACGAGATGtgacatcatggctgccaaTATGCCTCGATGCCAGGAGGTTGCCGAGATCTGTGAGCGCAATCCCGATCCCGCCATATGCAATGCTGCACTTTCTGTCTGCTGGGATGGTGTTATCCGGTGGTACGACGATGAGTCTTATGGCGGCGGACGTAACCGATACGATA TCACGGCGCCTTGTGAAATCGATAACTTGTGCTACATCGAAGCTGCACGCATCGAGAAGTACCTCAACAGCCCAGTCATTTGGGAAGCGCTATCTCCCCCGAAACAAATCAAGAAATATCTGGTCACTTCTGAGGCCGTTTCTCACGCATTTGAGACCTCCTCGGATTTGATGGCCTCCGCGTCCGACCATGTCGCCTATTTACTCGACAATCAGGTGCATTACATGGCGTATCAAGGTAACCTCGATCTTGCCTGTAACACAGCCGGAAATTTGCGATGGGCGGATTCGCTGCGCTGGAAAGGCCAGGTTGAATTTACCTCCAAGGCGCTGCGTCCGTGGTCTGCGGCCGTTGCAGCAACGGGGAGCATTGAGACTGTTGGGACAATGAAAGAAGTCAGCATTTTCACCAAGGATGGTGCTAAGATTCCGTCCCGGTTTGCGATTGTGACTGTTAATGATGCGGGTCATTTC CTTCCTCAAAATCGGCCTGATGTTGCACAGGATATGATGGTCCGTTGGATTACGGGAGGATCCTTTGAATGA